A single window of Syntrophorhabdus sp. DNA harbors:
- a CDS encoding recombinase family protein → MSDTSLKEGSTRTKGQHIGYVRVSSVEQNTNRQLEGVELDRTFTDRASGKDTRRPALEELLRFVREGDVVIVHSIDRLARNLPDLRRIVEDLTGRGIQLRFVKENLTFSGDDSPMSTLLLSVMGAFAEFERALIRERQAEGIAAAKRRGVYKGRKKALSREQAEELKERVRNGERKSALAKAFRISRETLYRYLAT, encoded by the coding sequence GTGTCTGATACATCCTTAAAGGAAGGTTCAACACGCACGAAAGGACAGCACATCGGCTATGTGAGGGTCAGCTCCGTCGAGCAGAACACCAATAGACAACTGGAAGGTGTCGAGCTCGACCGCACCTTTACCGACAGGGCCTCCGGAAAAGATACCAGACGCCCCGCCCTGGAGGAACTGCTCCGGTTCGTTCGCGAGGGAGATGTCGTCATCGTGCACAGCATCGACCGGCTGGCAAGGAACCTTCCCGACCTCCGCAGGATCGTCGAGGACCTGACGGGCCGCGGCATACAACTCCGGTTCGTGAAGGAGAACCTGACATTCAGCGGCGATGACTCTCCCATGTCGACCCTCCTTTTGTCCGTCATGGGGGCCTTCGCGGAGTTCGAGCGGGCCCTCATCCGGGAGCGTCAGGCGGAGGGCATCGCGGCGGCGAAACGCAGGGGCGTTTACAAGGGCCGTAAAAAGGCCCTGAGCAGAGAGCAGGCTGAGGAGCTGAAGGAGAGGGTCCGTAACGGAGAGAGGAAATCGGCTCTGGCGAAGGCCTTCCGGATCTCAAGGGAGACCCTCTACCGCTACCTCGCGACGTGA
- a CDS encoding relaxase/mobilization nuclease domain-containing protein has product MIAKVVIGDDFAAVLRYASRKGPLLSTNIVSPFGSWDVGPLASEMQLYATCRRDVRKPVLHVAIRLPLQDAMRLVDADFLSLAKQFMGRMEIDRNRHQWVVYKHDPDHVHLIVNRIDVDRNAWRNSFAYLRAMCACRELEGLYGLTPVTSALDMTKILLTRGELAMEARTGRACPKRVIYRAVNRGIVQCGSLDDLESMLAAEGISMRVKPGKGVSFAYDGIAFQGRRISRCCSLESIERRIAEREAPEEEAFHPGPVKNVTAIPRNAETGTTGRSMRDSKRLRGRTPSRPQSSGVRQVS; this is encoded by the coding sequence GTGATAGGTGACGATTTCGCGGCCGTGCTGAGATACGCATCGAGAAAGGGCCCGCTCCTCTCAACGAACATCGTGAGCCCTTTCGGGTCCTGGGATGTGGGCCCCTTGGCGAGCGAGATGCAGCTCTACGCGACCTGCAGGCGTGATGTGAGAAAGCCCGTCCTCCACGTTGCGATACGGCTCCCCCTGCAGGACGCGATGCGCCTTGTCGATGCCGACTTCCTTTCCCTGGCGAAGCAGTTCATGGGCAGGATGGAGATCGACAGGAACCGCCACCAGTGGGTGGTATACAAGCATGACCCGGACCACGTCCACCTCATCGTCAATCGCATCGATGTGGACAGGAACGCCTGGCGGAACAGCTTCGCGTACTTGAGGGCCATGTGCGCCTGCCGGGAGCTCGAGGGTCTCTATGGCCTGACCCCTGTCACCTCTGCCCTCGACATGACGAAGATCCTTCTGACGAGGGGGGAACTTGCGATGGAGGCGCGGACGGGAAGGGCCTGTCCTAAGAGGGTCATATACCGGGCCGTCAACAGGGGGATCGTCCAGTGCGGATCCCTCGATGACCTGGAAAGCATGCTCGCCGCAGAGGGGATATCGATGCGTGTGAAGCCCGGGAAGGGCGTCTCTTTTGCGTATGACGGGATCGCCTTCCAGGGCAGGAGGATCTCCCGCTGCTGCAGTCTCGAGAGCATTGAGCGGCGGATCGCCGAGCGGGAAGCGCCTGAGGAAGAGGCCTTCCATCCCGGGCCGGTAAAAAACGTGACAGCCATCCCCCGGAACGCGGAGACCGGTACGACCGGCAGAAGCATGAGGGATTCCAAGAGGTTGCGAGGAAGAACCCCGTCCCGACCGCAATCATCGGGTGTGAGGCAGGTATCGTGA